The Aedes aegypti strain LVP_AGWG chromosome 3, AaegL5.0 Primary Assembly, whole genome shotgun sequence genome contains a region encoding:
- the LOC5575218 gene encoding WD repeat-containing protein 74 produces the protein MKFSTSNAKCASYVGKHTLFVGTHTGSFKKLEPFQDHPYRQTNLQQITVLDKTSKVTCLAFGNKEQTEILLGRANHFVKVFDCNSEDNSSSFEVGGEVVGLGRSNGCIVAGTSNGTVKIVKSESIEFSAGDNLCKLRVSLEDPNMMVTGGKGLKNIIKVWDLEHQKVSFAAKNVKKDMLELEQPVWENDVVFVDKNTVASCSRHGYVRVYDLRGQQRRPVQAYAPPEGNDDQLSFSCLTNHGEYLYAGTTTVGTRAFDIRRMKNHIHVYKGFTGTVTSIDVDSTGSYIFTSCLDRYVRVHNTQKTAMVYQCYVKSKPTQILCTDYKEKVLAGQEEDDDDLVLVEDANEEDVDSEYEDMFAKMQTVSEKVASKKRKLDNDQGEGTKKKPLKKKGKKVK, from the exons ATGAAGTTTTCAACATCCAACGCCAAATGTGCGTCCTACGTGGGCAAGCACACGTTATTCGTCGGAACGCACACGGGATCGTTCAAAA AGCTGGAACCATTTCAGGATCATCCGTACCGACAGACGAACCTGCAGCAAATTACCGTTCTGGATAAAACGTCCAAGGTGACGTGCTTGGCTTTTGGGAACAAGGAGCAGACGGAAATCCTGCTCGGGAGGGCGAACCACTTCGTGAAGGTGTTCGATTGCAACAGCGAGGACAACAGTTCCAGCTTCGAGGTCGGCGGAGAAGTCGTCGGACTGGGACGATCCAATGG CTGTATCGTGGCAGGAACGTCCAACGGAACGGTTAAAATTGTCAAATCGGAATCGATCGAATTTTCAGCCGGAGACAACTTGTGCAAGCTCCGGGTTTCCCTGGAAGATCCAAACATGATGGTAACCGGCGGAAAAGGTCTCAAGAACATCATTAAAGTTTGGGACTTGGAACACCAGAAGGTTAGCTTCGCCGCGAAGAACGTCAAAAAGGACATGCTCGAACTGGAGCAACCCGTCTGGGAGAACGATGTTGTATTCGTGGATAAAAACACCGTGGCGTCGTGTTCACGGCATGGTTACGTCCGGGTGTACGACTTGCGTGGCCAGCAGCGGCGCCCCGTTCAAGCCTATGCCCCACCAGAAGGAAACGACGATCAGCTTTCGTTCAGCTGTTTGACCAACCATGGCGAGTATCTGTACGCCGGAACTACCACCGTTGGAACCCGTGCCTTTGACATCCGTCGCATGAAAAATCACATTCACGTGTACAAGGGTTTCACCGGGACGGTTACGAGCATTGATGTGGACTCGACCGGAAGCTACATTTTCACGTCCTGTCTGGATAGATATGTCCGCGTTCACAATACCCAGAAAACGGCCATGGTTTATCAGTGTTACGTCAAGTCCAAACCAACTCAGATTCTCTGTACGGATTACAAGGAAAAGGTTCTCGCCGGTCAAGAAGAGGACGACGACGATTTAGTGCTGGTCGAGGATGCCAACGAAGAGGACGTCGATTCGGAGTACGAGGATATGTTTGCGAAAATGCAAACCGTGAG TGAAAAGGTTGCTTCCAAAAAGAGGAAGCTGGATAACGATCAGGGTGAAGGGACGAAAAAGAAACCGCTGAAGAAGAAAGGTAAAAAGGTTAAATAA